In Canis lupus familiaris isolate Mischka breed German Shepherd chromosome 9, alternate assembly UU_Cfam_GSD_1.0, whole genome shotgun sequence, a single window of DNA contains:
- the OR1K1 gene encoding olfactory receptor family 1 subfamily K member 1, with product MDAANESSEGAPFILLGLTTSPGQQQPLFVLFLALYVAGILGNGLIVAAIQASPALHAPMYFLLAHLSFADLCFTSVTVPKMLANLLAHDRSISLAGCLTQMYFFFALGVTDSCLLAAMAYDRYVAIRHPLHYATRMSRAMCTALVGTAWLVSHLHSLLHILFMARLSFCASHQVPHFFCDHQPILRLSCSDIRHIQLLIFTEGAAVVVTPFLLILASYGAIAAAVLRLPSASGRLRAVSTCGSHLAVVGLFYGTVIAVYFQPTSRYEAERGRVATVMYTVVTPMLNPVIYSFRNRDMQGALRSLFTGRRISSSDS from the coding sequence ATGGATGCTGCCAATGAGTCCTCAGAGGGAGCCCCGTTCATCCTATTGGGATTGACAACAAGTCCTGGACAGCAGCAGCCTCTCTTTGTGCTATTCTTGGCCCTGTATGTGGCAGGTATCCTGGGTAATGGACTCATTGTGGCTGCCATCCAGGCCAGCCCAGCCCTTCATGCACCCATGTACTTCCTGCTGGCCCATCTGTCCTTTGCCGACCTCTGCTTTACCTCTGTCACTGTGCCCAAAATGTTGGCCAACTTGTTGGCCCACGACCGCTCCATCTCCCTGGCGGGCTGCCTGACCCAGATGTACTTCTTCTTTGCCCTGGGTGTAACTGACAGCTGTCTCCTGGCCgccatggcctatgaccgctatgtggccatccgGCACCCCCTCCACTATGCCACAAGAATGTCCCGGGCTATGTGCACAGCCCTGGTGGGGACTGCATGGCTGGTGTCCCACCTCCACTCCCTCCTGCATATCCTGTTTATGGCCCGCCTGTCCTTCTGTGCCTCCCACCAAGTGCCGCACTTCTTCTGTGATCACCAGCCTATTCTTAGGCTCTCTTGCTCTGACATCCGCCACATCCAGCTGCTCATCTTCACTGAGGGCGCCGCAGTGGTGGTCACTCCCTTCCTGCTAATTCTTGCCTCTTATGGGGCCATCGCAGCTGCAGTGCTCCGGCTGCCCTCAGCCTCTGGGAGGCTCCGCGCTGTGTCCACTTGTGGCTCCCACCTGGCAGTGGTGGGCCTCTTCTATGGGACAGTCATTGCGGTCTACTTCCAGCCCACATCCCGGTATGAGGCAGAGCGGGGCCGTGTGGCCACTGTCATGTACACTGTAGTCACCCCTATGCTAAACCCTGTTATCTACAGCTTCCGGAACCGCGACATGCAGGGGGCGCTCCGATCACTTTTCACTGGAAGAAGGATCTCCTCTAGTGACTCCTAA
- the OR5C1 gene encoding olfactory receptor 5C1 produces MTTENFTWTRVTPTEFILLGITDRWDLRVTLFLIFLPVYLVSLLGNVGMVLLIRMDARLQTPMYFFLANLSLLDACYSSAIGPKMLVDLLLPHATIPYIACALQMFVFAGLADAECCLLAAMAYDRYVAIRNPLLYTTAMSRCVCLALLGASGLSGAVSAFVHTTLTFRLNFCQSREVNSFFCDIPPLLAISCNDTSLNELLLFTVCGFIQTATVLVIAVSYGFIAGAVIRMHSAEGRQRAASTCGSHLTAVAMLYGTLTFMYLRPSSSYALDTDKMASVFYTLVIPALNPLIYSLRNKEVKEAVRKTWSRFCCPGPEH; encoded by the coding sequence ATGACTACAGAGAACTTCACCTGGACCAGGGTTACTCCTACTGAATTCATCCTCCTGGGCATCACGGATCGCTGGGACCTACGAGTGACCCTCTTCCTGATTTTCCTGCCAGTCTACCTGGTCAGCCTGCTGGGAAATGTGGGCATGGTGCTGCTGATCCGTATGGATGCCCGGCTCCAAACACCTATGTACTTTTTCCTGGCCAACCTCTCCCTGCTGGATGCCTGCTATTCCTCAGCCATCGGCCCCAAGATGCTAGTGGACTTGCTGCTGCCCCACGCCACTATTCCTTACATAGCCTGTGCCCTCCAGATGTTTGTGTTTGCAGGGCTGGCTGATGCTGAGTGTTGCCTGTTGGCAgccatggcctatgaccgctatgtggccatcagAAACCCTCTCCTCTACACAACAGCCATGTCTCGGTGTGTATGCCTGGCCTTGCTGGGAGCATCAGGTCTGAGTGGGGCAGTGAGTGCCTTTGTCCACACAACCCTCACCTTCCGCCTGAACTTCTGCCAGTCTCGGGAGGTCAACAGCTTCTTCTGTGATATCCCTCCACTGCTGGCCATCTCTTGCAATGACACCAGTCTCAATGAGCTCCTCCTCTTCACTGTCTGTGGCTTCATCCAGACAGCCACTGTGTTGGTCATTGCCGTGTCATATGGTTTCATTGCTGGGGCTGTGATTCGCATGCATTCGGCAGAAGGCCGTCAGCGAGCAGCCTCTACCTGTGGCTCTCACCTCACAGCTGTGGCCATGCTGTACGGAACACTTACTTTCATGTACCTGCGTCCCAGCTCCAGCTATGCCCTGGATACCGACAAGATGGCATCTGTGTTCTACACTCTTGTCATCCCAGCTCTCAACCCGCTCATCTACAGCCTCCGCAACAAGGAGGTCAAGGAGGCAGTCAGAAAGACTTGGAGCCGATTCTGCTGCCCTGGTCCAGAGCACTAA